Proteins from a single region of Pseudomonas phenolilytica:
- a CDS encoding stage II sporulation protein M, with the protein MKQEEFEQRHQPEWERFDAHLDALERRRTAPDEAMDFPAAYRRLCQQLALAEQRGYSSPLLEQLRRRVLRGHQQLYRQRSPLLGRLLGFVLGGFARLTREEWRGVLAASLLFYGSLLGMGVLVYAFPELAYSVLSADQVAEMETLYDPDASRLGRFGERGSAEDWMMFGYYVMNNIGIAFQTFAGGLLLGVGSLFFLMFNGLTIGAVAGHLSEIGYHQPFWSFVIGHGAFELTAITLAGAAGLKLGAALLTPGRLRRSEALRQAAERGVRLVAGATLMLLIAAFIEAYWSSMTYGPAGVKYAVGALLWLLVALYFLFAGRNHHASG; encoded by the coding sequence CTGAAGCAGGAAGAGTTCGAGCAGCGGCATCAGCCCGAATGGGAGCGCTTCGACGCCCATCTGGATGCTCTCGAACGTCGCCGGACCGCCCCCGACGAGGCCATGGACTTCCCCGCCGCCTACCGTCGCTTATGCCAGCAGCTGGCCCTGGCCGAGCAGCGCGGCTACAGCAGCCCGTTGCTGGAACAGCTGCGCCGGCGGGTGCTGCGCGGCCATCAGCAGCTTTATCGCCAGCGCAGTCCGCTGCTCGGCCGGCTGCTGGGCTTCGTCCTTGGCGGCTTCGCCCGCCTGACACGCGAGGAATGGCGCGGCGTACTCGCCGCCAGCCTGCTGTTCTACGGCAGCCTGCTGGGTATGGGCGTGCTGGTCTATGCGTTCCCCGAGCTGGCCTACAGCGTGCTGTCGGCCGATCAGGTCGCCGAGATGGAAACCCTCTACGACCCCGACGCCAGTCGGCTCGGGCGCTTCGGCGAGCGCGGCTCGGCCGAGGACTGGATGATGTTCGGCTACTACGTGATGAACAACATCGGCATCGCCTTCCAGACCTTCGCCGGCGGCCTGCTGCTGGGCGTCGGCAGTCTTTTCTTTCTGATGTTCAACGGCCTGACCATCGGCGCAGTGGCCGGACACCTGAGCGAGATCGGCTATCACCAACCGTTCTGGTCGTTCGTCATCGGCCACGGCGCCTTCGAGCTCACGGCCATCACCCTGGCCGGTGCGGCGGGCCTGAAGCTCGGTGCAGCGCTGCTCACACCCGGTCGACTGCGCCGTAGCGAAGCACTGCGCCAGGCCGCCGAACGCGGCGTGCGGCTGGTTGCCGGTGCCACGCTGATGCTGCTGATCGCGGCGTTCATCGAAGCGTACTGGTCGTCGATGACCTACGGCCCGGCCGGCGTTAAGTACGCGGTCGGTGCCCTGCTCTGGTTGCTGGTGGCGCTCTATTTCCTCTTCGCGGGCAGGAATCACCATGCGTCCGGCTGA
- a CDS encoding DUF4129 domain-containing protein — MRPAEANLTIRPRSAWEALDLGTLLARRHAGVLMFAWAALTLPVFGLLSALCWQQPSLALLLFWWLKPLYERLPLHILSQAVFGQTPGVRQSLRALPGVLRPQWLASLTWRRFSSTRSFDLPVLQLEGLAGAARQRRLAVLSQRERSVARWLTVVGMHLEGALWLGLLALLYFFLPAQLAYDSWSWEDLLRANDDWLWLEHLSNLLYVLVLIVWEPIYVACGFSLYLNRRTRLEAWDLELAFRRLRAHLLTALPALLLGLCLLSPNTPVWAASDGAAAPATAPAPLSRDEARQRVRDLLDQPPFTQREAVTRWRFAESPADAEPGVLARLLENLLRLDSFWHGRERLTLLIETLLWSALALLVALLLWHRRDWLQAFGRRLPRRDRRHQPPAQLFGLAVTPESLPDDVASAAERLWPTQPRQALGLLYRAMLSRLLHDHRLPLVAGHTEGEVLEVVHTLAQPELNSFAATLTHHWQGLAYGRQIPDDAAWTALCAGWRRLFERESRP; from the coding sequence ATGCGTCCGGCTGAGGCGAACCTGACGATCCGCCCGCGCAGCGCCTGGGAGGCGCTGGATCTGGGCACGCTGCTGGCGCGACGCCATGCCGGTGTACTGATGTTCGCCTGGGCGGCGCTGACGCTGCCGGTGTTCGGCCTGCTCAGCGCGCTGTGCTGGCAGCAGCCAAGCCTGGCGCTGCTGCTGTTCTGGTGGCTCAAACCCCTCTATGAACGCCTGCCGCTGCATATTCTCTCGCAGGCGGTCTTCGGCCAGACGCCCGGCGTGCGTCAGAGTCTGCGGGCGCTGCCCGGCGTGCTGCGCCCGCAGTGGCTGGCCAGCCTGACCTGGCGCCGCTTCAGCTCGACGCGCAGCTTCGATCTGCCGGTGCTGCAGCTCGAAGGGCTCGCCGGTGCGGCCCGCCAGCGCCGCCTGGCGGTACTCAGCCAGCGCGAGCGCAGCGTGGCGCGCTGGCTCACGGTGGTCGGCATGCACCTGGAAGGCGCGCTCTGGCTCGGTCTGCTGGCGCTGCTGTATTTCTTCCTGCCGGCGCAATTGGCCTACGACAGCTGGAGCTGGGAGGACCTGCTGCGCGCGAACGACGACTGGCTGTGGCTGGAGCACCTGTCCAACCTGCTCTACGTGCTGGTGCTGATTGTCTGGGAACCGATCTACGTCGCCTGCGGCTTCAGCCTCTACCTGAATCGCCGCACCCGGCTCGAAGCCTGGGACCTGGAACTGGCCTTCCGCCGCCTGCGCGCACACCTGCTGACGGCACTGCCGGCGCTGCTGCTCGGCCTCTGCCTGCTGTCGCCGAATACCCCTGTGTGGGCTGCGAGCGACGGCGCTGCCGCCCCCGCAACCGCCCCCGCACCGTTGAGCCGCGACGAGGCCCGCCAGCGAGTGCGCGACCTGCTCGATCAGCCTCCCTTCACCCAGCGCGAGGCCGTCACCCGCTGGCGTTTCGCCGAATCGCCGGCCGATGCCGAGCCCGGCGTCCTGGCGCGTCTGCTGGAGAACCTGCTGCGGCTCGACTCGTTCTGGCACGGTCGCGAACGCTTGACGCTGCTGATCGAGACCCTGCTGTGGAGCGCGCTGGCACTGCTGGTCGCGTTGCTGCTGTGGCACCGTCGCGACTGGCTGCAGGCCTTCGGTCGGCGCTTGCCGCGACGTGACAGACGTCATCAGCCGCCGGCACAGCTGTTCGGCCTTGCCGTAACCCCGGAAAGCCTGCCGGACGATGTCGCCAGCGCGGCCGAACGGCTCTGGCCGACACAGCCCCGTCAGGCGCTCGGCCTGCTCTATCGCGCCATGCTCAGCCGCCTGCTGCATGACCACCGGTTACCGCTGGTGGCCGGTCACACCGAAGGCGAAGTGCTGGAGGTCGTGCACACCCTGGCGCAGCCCGAGCTGAACTCCTTCGCCGCAACCCTCACGCACCACTGGCAAGGCCTCGCCTATGGCCGGCAGATACCCGACGACGCGGCGTGGACTGCGCTGTGCGCCGGCTGGCGCCGGCTGTTCGAACGGGAGTCGCGGCCGTGA
- the dmeF gene encoding CDF family Co(II)/Ni(II) efflux transporter DmeF, translating into MSTCDHSNWQSSHDYRPLEQGAERQTWAVALLTGVTMVVEIAAGYWFNSMALLADGWHMSSHMVAIGLAALAYMLARRYADDRRFAFGTWKIEVLAGFSSALFLVGIALMMIFESLLRFWSPANIRFDEALWVAVIGLLVNLASAWLLHDGHDHGHAQGHHHDHDHDHDHDHDHDHAASRHGRDLNRHAAFIHVLTDGLTSVAAIVALLGGKFFGWSWLDPLMGVIGALVILIWAKGLLMETAKALLDREMDDPLVRRVRRQLEAVPDTEVTDLHLWRVGRAQYSCILSVVTHQDHSSDDYKRALQDLPQLVHVTAEVNRCGESAHLNSRL; encoded by the coding sequence ATGAGTACGTGCGATCACTCGAACTGGCAAAGCTCACACGATTACCGTCCGCTGGAGCAGGGCGCCGAACGCCAGACCTGGGCGGTGGCGCTGCTTACCGGTGTGACGATGGTGGTGGAGATCGCCGCCGGCTACTGGTTCAACTCGATGGCGCTACTTGCCGATGGCTGGCACATGTCCTCGCACATGGTGGCGATCGGCCTGGCGGCGCTGGCCTACATGCTTGCCCGGCGTTATGCCGATGATCGGCGTTTCGCCTTCGGTACCTGGAAGATCGAGGTGCTGGCGGGCTTTTCCAGCGCGCTGTTCCTGGTCGGCATCGCGCTGATGATGATCTTCGAATCGCTGCTGCGGTTCTGGTCGCCTGCGAACATTCGCTTCGATGAGGCGCTCTGGGTCGCAGTGATCGGCCTGCTGGTTAACCTGGCGTCCGCCTGGCTGCTGCACGACGGCCATGATCATGGCCACGCGCAGGGTCATCATCACGATCACGATCACGATCACGATCACGATCACGATCACGACCATGCTGCGTCCAGACACGGGCGCGATCTCAATCGTCATGCCGCATTCATCCATGTGCTGACCGACGGGCTGACCTCGGTGGCGGCGATCGTGGCCCTACTGGGTGGCAAGTTTTTCGGCTGGAGCTGGCTGGACCCGCTGATGGGCGTGATCGGCGCGTTGGTGATCCTGATCTGGGCCAAGGGCCTGCTGATGGAAACCGCCAAGGCGCTGCTGGATCGGGAAATGGACGATCCGTTGGTGCGCCGCGTGCGCAGGCAGCTGGAAGCTGTGCCAGATACCGAGGTGACCGACCTGCATCTGTGGCGCGTGGGCCGCGCCCAGTACAGCTGCATTCTCAGCGTGGTCACGCATCAGGACCACAGCTCCGACGATTACAAGCGTGCCCTGCAGGACCTGCCGCAGCTGGTGCACGTAACCGCCGAAGTAAACCGCTGCGGCGAATCGGCGCACCTGAATTCCCGACTGTAG
- the sbcB gene encoding exodeoxyribonuclease I translates to MSPSIYWYDYETTGISPRRDRPLQVAGIRTNEALEEIGEPLNLYCRPADDILPHPAACLVTGITPGVLQERGLCEAEFITRLHQELALPGTCGAGYNNLRFDDEMTRYSLYRNFFDPYAREWQGGNSRWDLIDLVRTAYALRPEGIEWPQENGRVTLKLDRLTVANGLEHLHAHDALSDVRATIALARLLRDRQPRLYDYLYQLRRKQAVLDQIELLKPLVHVSGRFSAERHYLAVVLPLAWHPLNRNALIVCDLQAEPALLCDESAQTLRERLYTRRDELAAEALPVPLKLVHVNRCPVLAPLSVLREGDLARLQLDLTQCLQRARWLCETREAWLPKLGQIYEQEAFEECLDPEQQLYDGFLGDRDRRLCEQVRSLSAAECAARRWPFDDPRLAELLFRYRARNFPEALSAAEREQWASFCRQRLIEARYGAPNTLQQFEEGLRQYAVTATAAQSEVLEQWRSHVQQLRERYAITD, encoded by the coding sequence GTGAGCCCGAGCATCTACTGGTACGACTACGAAACCACTGGCATCTCGCCGCGCCGCGACCGGCCGCTGCAAGTCGCGGGCATTCGCACCAACGAGGCGTTGGAGGAGATAGGCGAGCCGCTGAACCTGTATTGCCGCCCCGCCGACGACATCCTGCCGCACCCGGCGGCCTGCCTGGTGACGGGCATCACGCCGGGCGTCCTGCAAGAGCGCGGACTGTGCGAAGCCGAATTCATCACGCGCCTGCATCAGGAGCTGGCGCTGCCCGGCACCTGCGGCGCCGGTTACAACAACCTGCGCTTCGACGACGAGATGACGCGTTACAGCCTGTATCGCAACTTCTTCGATCCCTACGCGCGTGAGTGGCAGGGCGGCAACAGCCGCTGGGACCTGATCGACCTGGTGCGCACCGCCTATGCGTTGCGTCCGGAGGGCATCGAATGGCCGCAGGAGAACGGCCGGGTGACCCTCAAGCTCGACCGCCTGACGGTCGCCAACGGGCTGGAACACCTGCACGCGCACGATGCGCTGTCCGATGTGCGCGCCACCATCGCGCTGGCGCGGTTGTTGCGCGACCGGCAGCCGCGCCTCTACGACTATCTGTACCAGTTGCGGCGCAAGCAGGCGGTGCTGGACCAGATCGAGCTGCTCAAGCCGCTGGTGCATGTGTCCGGGCGTTTTTCGGCCGAGCGTCATTATCTGGCCGTGGTGCTGCCGCTGGCCTGGCATCCGCTCAACCGCAATGCGCTGATCGTCTGCGACCTGCAGGCCGAGCCGGCGCTGCTCTGCGATGAAAGCGCGCAGACCCTGCGCGAGCGTCTGTATACCCGCCGCGACGAGCTGGCCGCGGAGGCGCTGCCGGTGCCCTTGAAGCTGGTGCATGTCAATCGTTGCCCGGTGCTGGCGCCGTTGAGCGTGCTGCGCGAAGGCGACCTGGCGCGTCTGCAGCTCGATCTGACGCAGTGCCTGCAGCGCGCCCGCTGGCTGTGCGAAACCCGGGAGGCGTGGTTGCCGAAACTGGGGCAGATCTACGAACAGGAAGCCTTCGAGGAATGCCTCGATCCCGAACAGCAACTCTACGATGGCTTTCTCGGTGACCGTGATCGGCGGTTATGCGAGCAGGTGCGCAGCCTCTCGGCGGCAGAATGTGCCGCGCGCCGCTGGCCATTCGATGATCCGCGTCTGGCTGAGCTGCTGTTTCGCTACCGCGCACGCAACTTTCCCGAAGCGTTGTCGGCGGCCGAGCGGGAGCAGTGGGCGAGCTTCTGCCGGCAACGCTTGATCGAGGCGCGGTATGGTGCGCCGAATACCCTGCAGCAATTCGAGGAAGGACTTCGACAATACGCGGTCACGGCAACTGCGGCGCAGAGCGAAGTACTGGAGCAGTGGCGCAGCCATGTCCAGCAGCTGCGCGAGCGCTATGCAATAACCGACTGA
- the yaaA gene encoding peroxide stress protein YaaA — protein sequence MLMVISPAKTLDYETPPVTQRFTQPEHLDHSQLLIEQLRDFSPAQIAELMHLSDKLAALNVARFGSWSTPFTRANAKQALLAFKGDVYTGLAAQDFSEADFDFAQQHLRMLSGLYGLLRPLDLMQPYRLEMGTKLANARGKDLYAFWGERISEWLNQALQAQGDQVLLNLASNEYFSAVKRKALQARVIDVDFKDLKNGQYKIISFYAKKARGLMARYVIKERIQTVDHLRDFAYEGYRFSAADSSNDHLVFLRDTPAA from the coding sequence ATGCTGATGGTGATTTCCCCCGCCAAGACCCTCGACTACGAGACTCCGCCGGTAACCCAGCGCTTCACCCAGCCCGAACACCTGGACCATTCGCAGTTGCTGATCGAACAGCTGCGCGACTTCTCGCCGGCACAGATTGCCGAGCTGATGCACCTTTCCGACAAGCTGGCGGCCTTGAATGTCGCCCGCTTCGGCAGCTGGAGCACGCCTTTCACCCGCGCGAACGCCAAACAGGCCCTGCTCGCCTTCAAGGGCGACGTCTACACCGGACTTGCCGCGCAAGACTTCTCCGAAGCCGACTTCGACTTCGCGCAGCAGCACCTGCGCATGCTGTCCGGACTCTATGGCCTGCTGCGACCGCTGGACCTGATGCAGCCCTATCGCCTGGAGATGGGGACGAAACTCGCCAACGCGCGAGGCAAGGACCTCTACGCATTCTGGGGCGAGCGCATCAGCGAATGGCTCAACCAGGCACTGCAGGCGCAAGGCGATCAAGTGCTGCTCAACCTGGCGTCCAACGAGTACTTCTCGGCCGTCAAGCGCAAGGCGCTGCAGGCGCGGGTGATCGACGTGGACTTCAAGGATCTGAAGAACGGCCAGTACAAGATCATCAGCTTCTACGCCAAGAAGGCCCGCGGACTGATGGCACGTTACGTCATCAAAGAACGCATCCAGACGGTCGATCACCTGCGTGACTTCGCCTACGAAGGCTATCGGTTCAGCGCCGCCGACTCCTCGAACGATCACCTGGTGTTCCTGCGCGACACCCCTGCCGCCTGA
- the mvaT gene encoding histone-like nucleoid-structuring protein MvaT has protein sequence MSLISEYRATEEAIKELQERLKSLSADDKLKKELEFEGKLRELMGEYQKSLRDIIALLDPDARSTKAPRGAAKAPTASKRARRVKQYKNPNTGEVIETKGGNHKTLKEWKAKWGADTVESWATLLD, from the coding sequence ATGTCTCTCATTAGTGAATACCGCGCCACGGAAGAAGCCATCAAGGAACTTCAAGAGCGGCTGAAATCCCTCTCTGCCGATGACAAGCTGAAGAAGGAACTGGAGTTCGAAGGAAAACTGCGCGAACTCATGGGCGAATACCAGAAGTCGCTGCGCGACATCATCGCCCTGCTCGATCCGGACGCTCGCAGCACCAAGGCTCCGCGCGGTGCAGCCAAGGCGCCGACCGCCAGCAAGCGCGCACGCCGCGTCAAGCAATACAAGAACCCGAATACCGGTGAAGTTATCGAAACCAAAGGCGGCAACCACAAGACTCTGAAAGAGTGGAAAGCCAAGTGGGGCGCCGACACCGTGGAAAGCTGGGCAACTCTGCTCGACTGA
- the purU gene encoding formyltetrahydrofolate deformylase produces MRTFRLVIACPDGVGIVAKVSNFLATYNGWITEANHHSDHQSGWFFMRHEIRADSLPFDLDGFRQAFAPIAREFSMEWRITDSERRKRVVLMASRESHCLADLLHRWHSGELDCDIPCVISNHDDLRSMVEWHGIPYFHVPVDPARKEQAFAEVTRLVREHEADVIVLARYMQILPSELCEEFAQRVINIHHSFLPSFVGAKPYHQASLRGVKLIGATCHYVTEELDAGPIIEQDVVRVSHRDSIEDMVRLGKDVEKMVLSRGLRYHLQDRVLVHSNKTLVFN; encoded by the coding sequence ATGCGCACTTTCAGGCTGGTTATTGCCTGTCCCGACGGCGTCGGCATCGTGGCCAAGGTCAGTAATTTCCTCGCGACCTATAACGGCTGGATTACCGAAGCCAACCACCATTCGGATCATCAGAGTGGCTGGTTCTTCATGCGCCACGAGATTCGCGCCGACTCGCTGCCGTTCGATCTGGACGGTTTCCGTCAGGCCTTCGCGCCGATTGCCCGCGAGTTCTCGATGGAGTGGCGCATCACCGACTCCGAGCGGCGCAAGCGCGTGGTGCTGATGGCCAGCCGCGAATCGCACTGCCTGGCCGATCTCCTCCATCGCTGGCACAGCGGCGAGCTGGATTGCGACATCCCCTGCGTGATTTCCAACCACGACGATCTGCGCAGCATGGTCGAGTGGCATGGCATTCCTTATTTCCATGTGCCGGTCGATCCGGCCCGCAAGGAGCAGGCATTCGCTGAAGTGACCCGACTGGTGCGCGAGCATGAGGCGGACGTCATCGTGCTGGCGCGCTACATGCAAATTCTGCCGTCGGAGCTGTGCGAAGAGTTCGCCCAGCGCGTGATCAACATCCACCACAGCTTCCTGCCGTCCTTCGTCGGTGCCAAGCCGTACCACCAGGCGTCGCTGCGTGGCGTGAAGCTGATCGGTGCGACCTGTCATTACGTGACCGAGGAGCTGGACGCCGGCCCGATCATCGAGCAGGACGTGGTGCGCGTCAGCCACCGCGACAGCATCGAGGACATGGTGCGGCTGGGCAAGGACGTGGAGAAGATGGTGCTATCGCGCGGCCTGCGCTATCACTTGCAGGACCGCGTGCTGGTCCACAGCAACAAGACGCTGGTATTCAACTGA
- a CDS encoding helicase HerA-like domain-containing protein yields MEAFADHLVLGADTHGQPSLHPLRLANRHGLIAGATGTGKTVTLQRLAEQFSDAGVAVFAADIKGDLSGLGAAGAPTGKIAERIASMPWLGHQPRAYPVTLWDVQGRSGHPLRTTLSEMGPLLLGNLLELTDSQQAALYAAFKVADREGLLLLDLKDLKALLGHLRDHPEVLGEDRALFTGASSQALQRRLATLEQQGAEALFGEPALQLEDLLQPDRDGRGRIHLLDASQLVHEAPKVYATFLLWLLAELFEQLPERGDQDRPLLALFFDEAHLLFNDTPKALQERLVQVVRLIRSKGVGVYFVTQSPGDLPDDVLAQLGLRVQHGLRAFTVKEQKALRSVADGFRENPEFSALEVLTELGIGEALVGGLEAKGTPAMVQRVAVAPPQSRVGVLSEAERAELIAHSPLRGRYDQPVDRESAYEMLTARARQAAEAEPAPANAGKRGSEGGAVGDFAGRVLKSALNQAASQIGRQIVRGLLGSLLGGKR; encoded by the coding sequence ATGGAAGCATTCGCCGATCATCTGGTACTGGGCGCTGACACCCACGGCCAGCCCAGCCTCCACCCGCTGCGCCTGGCCAACCGCCACGGGCTGATCGCCGGCGCCACCGGAACCGGCAAGACGGTGACGTTGCAACGCCTGGCCGAGCAGTTCAGTGATGCCGGAGTCGCGGTGTTTGCCGCCGATATCAAGGGCGACCTGAGCGGTCTGGGGGCAGCCGGTGCGCCGACGGGCAAGATCGCCGAACGCATCGCCAGCATGCCCTGGCTGGGGCACCAGCCGCGCGCCTATCCGGTGACGCTGTGGGACGTGCAGGGTCGCAGTGGCCATCCGCTGCGTACCACTCTCAGCGAGATGGGGCCGCTGCTGCTGGGCAACCTGCTCGAGCTGACCGACAGCCAGCAGGCGGCGCTCTACGCGGCGTTCAAGGTGGCCGATCGTGAAGGTCTGCTGCTGCTCGATCTCAAGGACCTCAAGGCGCTGCTGGGGCACCTGCGCGACCATCCCGAGGTGCTCGGTGAGGATCGTGCGCTGTTCACCGGCGCCTCGTCGCAGGCTTTGCAGCGGCGCCTGGCGACGCTCGAACAACAGGGCGCCGAGGCGCTGTTCGGCGAGCCGGCGCTGCAGCTGGAAGACCTGCTGCAGCCGGACCGCGACGGTCGCGGGCGCATCCACCTGCTCGACGCCAGCCAGCTGGTGCACGAGGCGCCCAAGGTTTATGCGACGTTCCTGCTCTGGCTGCTGGCCGAACTGTTCGAGCAGCTGCCCGAACGCGGCGATCAGGACCGTCCGCTTCTGGCGCTGTTCTTCGACGAAGCGCACCTGCTGTTCAACGACACGCCCAAGGCGCTGCAGGAGCGTTTGGTGCAGGTGGTGCGGTTGATCCGCTCCAAGGGCGTGGGTGTCTACTTCGTCACCCAGTCGCCGGGCGACCTGCCGGACGATGTGCTGGCCCAGCTCGGCCTGCGCGTCCAGCATGGCCTGCGGGCGTTTACGGTGAAGGAGCAGAAGGCGCTGCGCTCGGTGGCCGACGGCTTCCGCGAAAACCCGGAATTCTCCGCGCTTGAAGTGCTCACCGAACTGGGTATCGGCGAGGCGCTGGTCGGCGGTCTGGAGGCCAAGGGCACGCCGGCGATGGTGCAGCGGGTCGCGGTAGCGCCGCCGCAATCGCGCGTGGGCGTGCTGAGCGAGGCCGAGCGTGCCGAGCTGATCGCGCACTCGCCGTTGCGTGGTCGGTACGACCAGCCGGTCGATCGCGAATCGGCCTACGAGATGCTGACGGCGCGGGCACGCCAGGCCGCCGAGGCTGAGCCTGCGCCGGCAAACGCTGGCAAGCGCGGCAGCGAAGGCGGTGCGGTCGGCGATTTCGCCGGGCGGGTACTCAAGAGTGCCTTGAACCAGGCGGCCAGCCAGATCGGCCGGCAGATCGTGCGCGGCCTGCTTGGTTCACTGCTGGGTGGCAAGCGCTGA
- a CDS encoding mannose-1-phosphate guanylyltransferase/mannose-6-phosphate isomerase, with amino-acid sequence MIPVILSGGSGSRLWPLSRKLFPKQFLALTGEQTLFQQTVERLAFEGIQQPLLVCNKEHRFIVKEQLAARKLGVQGMLLEPFGRNTAPAIAIAAMKLVEEGRDELLLVLPADHVIDDQRAFQRSLALATNAAENGEMVLFGIPATRPETGYGYIKCDPNDNSGLPEGISRVSQFVEKPDEARAQSYVESGDYYWNSGMFLFRASVFLEELKKHDPDIYDTCCVALERSTLNGDELLIDPATFACCPDNSIDYAVMEKTSLACVVPMSAGWSDVGSWSSIWDVHNKDANGNVLKGDVIAEDTRNCLVHGNGKLVTVLGLEDVVVVETKDAIMIAHKDKVQDVKKLVARLDAQARPETQNHCAVYRPWGWYDSVDMGGRFQVKRICVNPGASLSLQMHHHRAEHWIVVSGTAQVTCNEKTFLLTENQSTYIPVTSVHRLANPGKIPLEIIEVQSGSYLGEDDIERLDDVYGRTEGVEAKVAR; translated from the coding sequence ATGATTCCGGTAATTCTTTCAGGCGGTAGCGGTTCGCGACTGTGGCCGCTCTCGCGCAAGCTGTTCCCCAAGCAGTTTCTCGCCCTTACCGGTGAGCAGACGCTGTTTCAGCAAACCGTCGAGCGCCTGGCCTTCGAGGGCATCCAGCAGCCGCTGCTGGTATGCAACAAGGAGCATCGCTTCATCGTCAAGGAGCAACTGGCCGCACGCAAACTGGGGGTCCAGGGCATGCTGCTCGAGCCCTTCGGACGCAACACTGCCCCGGCGATCGCCATCGCCGCGATGAAGCTCGTCGAAGAAGGTCGCGACGAACTGCTGCTGGTGCTGCCGGCCGATCACGTGATCGACGACCAGCGCGCCTTCCAGCGCTCGCTAGCCCTGGCCACCAACGCTGCGGAAAACGGCGAGATGGTGCTGTTCGGCATTCCGGCGACACGCCCGGAAACCGGCTACGGCTACATCAAGTGCGATCCGAACGACAACAGCGGGCTGCCGGAAGGCATCAGCCGCGTCAGCCAGTTCGTCGAGAAGCCGGACGAAGCCCGCGCGCAGAGCTATGTCGAATCGGGCGACTACTACTGGAACAGCGGCATGTTCCTGTTCCGCGCCAGCGTGTTCCTGGAGGAACTGAAGAAGCACGACCCGGACATCTACGACACCTGCTGCGTTGCGCTCGAACGCAGCACCCTCAATGGCGACGAGCTGCTGATCGACCCGGCGACCTTCGCCTGCTGCCCCGACAACTCCATCGACTACGCCGTCATGGAGAAGACCAGTCTCGCCTGCGTGGTGCCCATGTCCGCCGGCTGGAGCGATGTCGGCTCCTGGTCGTCGATCTGGGACGTGCACAACAAGGACGCCAACGGCAACGTGCTCAAGGGCGACGTGATCGCCGAAGACACCCGTAACTGTCTGGTTCACGGCAACGGCAAGCTGGTCACTGTGCTGGGACTGGAGGACGTCGTGGTGGTGGAAACCAAGGACGCCATCATGATCGCCCACAAGGACAAGGTGCAGGACGTCAAGAAACTCGTAGCCCGCCTCGATGCACAGGCGCGCCCGGAAACGCAGAACCATTGCGCCGTGTACCGCCCGTGGGGCTGGTACGACTCGGTCGACATGGGCGGACGCTTCCAGGTCAAGCGGATCTGCGTCAACCCGGGCGCCAGCCTGTCGCTGCAGATGCACCACCATCGCGCCGAACACTGGATCGTCGTCTCCGGTACCGCACAGGTGACCTGCAACGAAAAGACGTTCCTGCTCACGGAAAACCAGTCGACCTATATTCCGGTCACTTCGGTACATCGTCTGGCCAACCCGGGCAAGATTCCGCTGGAGATCATCGAAGTGCAGTCCGGAAGTTATCTGGGCGAAGACGATATCGAACGCCTGGATGATGTTTACGGTCGTACCGAGGGTGTCGAAGCCAAGGTCGCTCGCTGA